Within the Rosa rugosa chromosome 2, drRosRugo1.1, whole genome shotgun sequence genome, the region TCATAATGGAAGATGAACAATCTCTCTTGCTTACAAAATGATGATCTTCTTCTGCTCCAAGTAAATCGGCATCCATAGCTTCAGAGTCTACTCTATCTGGATGTAAAGAATTTGCAACCCACTGCTTTAAACTCGATTCTTCCACAAACATTTCATCTGCAGGCTTCCTTTTTGTGAATGTTTCCATAAGTACAATACCGAAACTGTACACATCCCCTCTTCTGGAAACAATTCCTTCCATTCCCAAGTCTGCAACATATGAATTGTCACTTATATAATCATGATGAAAAGTAAATTCAACATAAATAATTGGAAACATGTTTTGATACAGACTACATGTATAAAACTCGAAGATATATAACTAGCAACACACTTAGAGCCATGTAACCAATGGTGGCTAGAGTCATGGTTTGAGCCATAGAATCTCTTCCATCTAAGAGTTTTGCAATGCCAAAATCAGCAACATGTGCACCCATATCATCATCTAGTAGTATATTGCTGGGCTTCAGATCACAGTGAACAACATGTATTGAATAACCATGATGAACGTATTCGAGTGCAGATGCAACATCTATCATTATATTCAACCTTTGAAGGACATTCAAAGGAATGTTCTGAGAATGCAACAAGTTTTCAGGGCTCCCATTAGGCATGTAGTCCAGTACCAAGGCCTTGAAATCAACTTGACTGCAACAGCTGATAATTTTGAGAAGATTTCGGCGACGAATATTGCCTAGCATTTCGCATTCAATATCAAAACTCTTGAAAGCCCCTTCTAGCTGGAAATTTCAATTTTATGGCAATATCTATCCCATCTGAA harbors:
- the LOC133731266 gene encoding putative receptor-like protein kinase At3g47110; the encoded protein is MLGNIRRRNLLKIISCCSQVDFKALVLDYMPNGSPENLLHSQNIPLNVLQRLNIMIDVASALEYVHHGYSIHVVHCDLKPSNILLDDDMGAHVADFGIAKLLDGRDSMAQTMTLATIGYMALNLGMEGIVSRRGDVYSFGIVLMETFTKRKPADEMFVEESSLKQWVANSLHPDRVDSEAMDADLLGAEEDHHFVSKRDCSSSIMRLALACSADSPEDRINMQDALVALNKIKIKFLKDTESE